GAACAAGAGTTTGGTTTCCTGAGTTAACATAGGACTtttgttctttgatttttttctctcctcaaacTTTAACTGTACAGTACAGGATTCGATCTCCATCTTCTTTCAGAGGGCTGCCCACAAACACGAGCCATCGCTTCAGTTACATCTCATAGCTGAGAAACTGAACTACGAAGAACACGCAAAGGGCTGACAGCAACATCTGTGGGACCCTCGCAGATGGGACTGGGATGGCTGGTGCAGCTGAGTTGCGCACCCGTGGGAGCTCCTGGATTACACGGCCCTTCCCGTTCCCTTCAAACGGCCCCCGCTCACACCAAGGCAGAGAAACGCTGTCTACAACCCGAGCGGCTTACAACCAGGAACTATACCGTGTAGTAGTAACGAGGGATGCAAACTAGCGCtacagttttgttttaaataaaatttggAGAATGGCAAGTTCCGTGCCAACAGACATGATCAAAAGGTACAGTGACTCGTGATGCGGAAGTTACACACCCCAGTTTGACAGGTAATTTGGCATTACTTTATTATGAATCCGAGTGAGCGTGAATGAAACAAAATCAGTACCAACTTTCTGCAAATGAAGACACAAAGATGTGAAAATTTGGTAATTGACAGTGCTCTCACAAGCCTGAAAACACTTAGGAAATGCAAGTTTCCGTAAATAAGGTGAATGTGGTTTAACTTTATTTACCTGCCAAAGAATCTGTCTAAGAACACTTAAACATAAAATTTCTTAGCTCCCTAACTTATAAAAAATTTACTTTCAACAGAGGTGAGGTACTGGGCTGTCATTGCTTACACTAAGTCAGAGATGAAAGCCGGATGAGAAGGATGAAAGAAGAAATAGCAATATACAGGACATTAGAACCAAAAGAGACCTACCGCTTGACACACTAGCTCTGAAAGGTTGCAAAGGCAGAGGCTGCATTAGAATCGAATTCAGGAGTACAGACAACCAGCTGGGTGTGAGGGATTCTGTAACTCCCCACACATCAAAACGATATGTGCTCCCAGACACCTACGGATTTCTGGAGGTAAATCCATCTACTCAGTGACATACCCAAGTCTGACGGGCGGGAAGAGTcggcagtttgactgtgtggcAGTTTAAGTGCGGAGCTACGGTCACGCTTTCGACTGGggaaaaaggcaggagaaaagcaACAGAGACACAGTAAAGGCTGCTCGGTTCTGAACAGAAAGGGCTCTGCAGCACATGCTACGGGAAAACAGCTCTGCCTGATCAAGTTAGAATGATAGAATGATACTTGCAGTGCTCATTAAATCATCTAACCTGTGTGGTTTTAAAACACAGGAACAGTAGCAGCGAAGTGTCCTCATTACAGGTTATTGCTTAATCCTGTTCTCATACCATTTGCAGTGAGAACTGtacagcagctgggctgggaaagGGCACGAGCGCCATCCCATAAACCACAGATGCTTCACGTGCATTCTGatgaaaaaaaatgttctaaGATTACTTGCAGCGCTGTCAGATTTAGTACTTGAATTCAGAATTAACATTTCCAAAATACCGATTTTTAACTCAAAAACCAGTTTATCACTTTGGTACCTCTTGGTCCCCAATCTCCGCAACTCTTCTGACCTGGCTGCAATGTTGTTCTGTGCACGTTTCCCGAGCTGCTCTGCATAGGTTATTAGGAATAGAAGTGAAAGAAGTTTGTCATCGCATTCCAATACTCATttgctacagatttttttttttccaaaaggacATAAGCCATATTTTAATTCAATGACGCAGACAAAAACTTGGGTTTCCCCGTTTAATAAACATTTTGTGGTAACATCAGCCAGATTTACATAAGACCTGGACATTATTTCtgattgtttttgtggggtttgttttttaattatgttaCAAACTGAAGTTAAGGGGAACTTGCAACAAGTCCCACAAAGCACAGTgcaacatttaaaaagaaaacaaaactgccaAACACTCAATCACTTCCTGCCAGAACTGGGATATTGTTTCTAAGACATCGGTTTGGGGAGGGGGATAAAATTCAATGAAGAATTAAATGAACTTAAGATAGTGGGAACTGCAAGGAAAAATAAGAAGTGACAGCCACAACCTTTTCAATTTAAGGGCAGAATATAAGTCTAAGATATTTCTGATAAATTCTGacgagaaaaagaaaacagcatacTTTAAAGTATATTGAAGCAGtgatttttaaacaaagaaagcaGAACTAGAACATCTTAAATTTTAATCCTTTCTTTGCAGGTTACCTAGCCCACTTTTGATTAAGAAAACTGTAGAAAGTTAGTAACAGCCACAAGTTAACACCGAAAGGTGGCACTTGTCAATTTTCCAGAGAGTCCTGCTTTACGGGGTGTCTCAAATGCACTGCTCCGATCTTCTAGCATACGTTGCTGACATCAATTGTGTCAGATTTTAGTCCACTGGTCGCTTTTCACCATATTTCTTTGTAAACTCTTCAGCGTTCTTACAGAATTTTTTACGGTCCTTAGAGTATTCTTCAGCTAGGTCAGCCCGGAGGGGATGCTCGGGCTGTGGATCATTCACCAGCGCTATGAGGGACTGGATTACTGTCAAGAGAAGCATAAATACCGTCAGAGACCAAGATGGTTAGTTTTTGAACATCAAAACATAAGCAAAATTCCCCAGTAAGAGCTTTAACTGCATTTAAATACATCCCCATCAGTGTAGGGTCTTTTCAAAAGCAGAGCATGAATAAGCTACAGCAATATGCTAAAATTCTGTTCAGTGCCTGTGAATGAACACCAGAAAATCGTATTTGTAAACAAAATCAACTTAAATAGACTAAAACGCACTACAAATCATCTCCCATGTAACTGGCATCCTATCTGAAATACTCTCCCTATGGCTAAGAAAGAAACTGTCACAGTCAAGTTCACCTAAAAGGAATTGAGTAAAGATGGAATTTCCATCATGAAACATTTTTTCCTAACACCTGTGACAATGATGCAGTTGTAACTGTGCCTGTTTTTGGAAACTAATTTTTTCAACTGATTTTTCTATGACTTACTCCCCTATAAACAGCAGACAGTTCTTCCTGTTATTCTAAACCACCAAATACATCCACTGGTAGCAACACACCGGGCAAACAAACAGATAAGAACTGCCAGGTGCTTTTCACTCCACTATTTACAGCCATTTCATCAATGTTCCCCTGTGACTTTCAAATGAAATGTCATTGCTAAAATAACTGAACCGTGCTTGACAATCACGCAGTGAACCTCGCACACTACAATGACATTTATTGCTGCATTTTCCTCACATGCTCACAACCATTTAAAGCCAGACAGGTCACAGCAAGTAGTTCTCATATCTATCCCTGAAAAGTAAAAGCAGAACTGGGCAAGTCTACAGAAGGCAGGGACACAGAAAAAGCATTTCACTGTACAACGATATTAATAATATTCTGTTTGCGCTAAGTTTGGACTACGCAGAGTAATACAAAGCAGCACCCCAAGAGTTTTTAAAGCAAGTACAGCAAAACTCTGTTAACTTCACGCGTTGCACACCGGAACACACAGAACACACCTGACACCTACAGCAGCAGGGAGTGCACAGCTCAGCGGAAAGCCAGAGTCTGGTGTTTGTTCTGAAACTGCTACTTAGCAGTTGAACTGGATTCTCCCTAATCTTGCAATGTAAGTTCTTACAACACTTGTCACTCCAGTAGATGGTACAAGAGCAGAGTGGCTTCTGCCAGAGTATcagtgtgtccaccctcacctgaCAGGAACGGGAAACATTCCTCACAACAAATACTCAAAATCCAGAGAAATATGCCTGTCGCTATAATGCTAAACAGGAACATTTCCTGCTACAAATCAGAGCTTAAGCTGCAACAAGCTATCTAAGGAATGCAGAATTGATGCTACTGTACTCCACAGTCACCTTCCTATGACAACGGCCATCATATTGACGACTACTTGTGAAACCAGCATCAATAATGTAAGTGACAATCCCTTTTTCCTCAGTAAAACATGCTAAAACATTGCAGAAAAAGCATTACTGTGTTATTAAGGTTATTTAGCACAAAAACCATAAAAAAATTAGGCTTGTCACAAAAGGAGTTGCCTCAATATCCACAGCATTTTAAAACTACCCTGTCACAACATTCTGTTGTAATATTAAGcataaattaataaaaagtaCAGCAGTGAGATGCACATCTAGTACATGAAAGGTGAGTTAATGATTTATGATGAACCTAACCTCCCCACTTTCTTGACACCTGACTGATCAAATCCATCACTTTGATGCTGCACTAAAGCTGCATTATTTACTTGAGAAAGGCACAAGCAGCAAACAGACTGAAGTTTATTTTTTAGTGGAGAAGAGTTCTGGAGAAAAAGGAATAGACACTTATGTAGGGTTGTGATTATCCTGCTGCACGTTGATACAATGGTGCAGTAACAACAGAGGCTGACACTaaaatgctgaggaaaaaaaagatgcaagaccacaaaacagaagaaatggaGATATTTGCAATTTTTTGGCATCCAGGGTTTGTTCCAAATTCTGATTTTAGTGCAGTTTTCATTCACTCTCTCAGATAAAAAGGGAATTGCTGTGTCTCAGGGACACACTCTTTCCTGCAAATTAATAATCGCCTGCCAGAAAACACGAAATTCTCACACCAAAAACTAATGGAAGCAACAGCAAAGTAAAAAACCTACTCGGATCACCGTCTGCTACAGAACCTGATGGAACTTTTTCCTTAAAATATCCATATTATTATCCAAAGCCAATCTACACAGTGTCACAGCAGCGATGTTTTAAGATCTAAGAGTTACTTCGTGTTACGATTTCATGTTTCGTTTATGACTCCTTAGATATTTCAAACCATATGTTCAAATCACTGAACCACATGGCGAAGATGATAAAATATACAGAGCCTTGAGGTTTTAGACCCTTTCTTTCCAACATCCAGGAAGGTACTGAACATGTCTAGGTTATCAAGTCACTgtttacaaagaaacaaaataacacCCCCCCAAAATTACCACCAGAATTTTAAAGTATGGTGAGGACACCGCCTTAATAAACTCTTCAGTTGGGAAGAGTTCTGTGGTTTCGCGGGCTGGAAATGCTACGTGTCAGTGTTGTTACTTTAGCTTCCAATAACAAAATGAGATTCCAGAAGAGTTGCACACTGTGCTCACAACATGTGATTCGTGACACAAACCTTACGACAATGAACGCAGCGTAAGAGCAGTGACCAGCTGAGAAGCTGAAGAGCTATTAGCTTTAAATTGAAACACAATACAGAGTTTCTTGATATCCATTTCTTTCTCCACACGGACTCCTACCTTGGTCAGTTTTGGTTGCTGGCTTCCAGTTTTCAGCACTAATTACTGGCAGACAAACCTGCCCCTTTTCATCGATGTTAGGGTGATAGatctttgttttaaatgtaaTCTTAGGAGGTTTGAATGGATATTCTGCTGGGAAGTTGATTTCGATTCTGAAGGCTCCTTTATCATATGGAGGATTGTCCTACAACAAGAAGGCAGAAAGTCAATAATCTGGCATATTCTTACAGATACAACTAAGAAATGCACGCTCCAGGCTTTGATCTATCAAATGACCTCTTTAAAGGCCCTTTCTTCCACCACATACTGCCACGTCTGCGCGTCACGAAACAGCCAAATCTCTTGGGTAAGAGAGAGGCAACACAACCTCTACAACATTTCTATTTACCCTGGAAAAACAGATTACGGTTGTTCTGAAGCTGGCTGACATTTCTGCTGGTAAGAAAGCACCCAATCCCATTTACTCCAGCCTCAAGGTCCTATCTATTAAGTAGTTTTACTCCCAACTTTGTATTTCAAAAACCATTGTAAACCCTTTCTGAGATACAAGCAGGAAACCTGACAAGGAAAATGGGTTTCTCTAAACCTACTTATTTTATGTGTCTCACAACACGGTGGTATGAACAGCAAAGCAATTTGATTTGTCAGATCCCCCTATATGTTCCAAGAACATTTTTGTGCTGACTACACAAAACTCTGCTGAGCATTCATTGGTACTAAAGATAGACATTCACTGCGCCTGCTGATGAGAACGTTCGGAATTGGTATGCAGTTCCAGCACCCACTCTTATCAGATCATTTCTGAAGGAGCCTGATGAGAGAACCGTGAAGTAAGCAAGGTAGCTCTTCATGCTAAACCAAAATGTGATGCCCAGAATCTCATTTGGAAAACCCGTTAAGGCTATTGATACTGCTTCAAATATTAACcgtagaagaaagaagaaaagtaaaCCATTGCTACATTTAAATCTTATGAAAATACCACTCTGCATTGAAAACAGTAACTATGGCATGAAGCCCTTCCAAACGCTCCGGGAACAAGAATTAAAAGATGAGAGTTTCCAGTTGGTTTAAAGCACAATCACACACATTCTTCATTAGCAACCAGACCATTCTCTGCAATCAAACCCACTCCAGAAGTCAAAAAAGGTTTACCAATATTTGGGTGCGGGGAGCATTCTATTAAAGTATTATTCaacagaaaacatttaattttagtTTCATCCATATGCAGAAGTCAGGTTGTGTGGTTCTAAGAAACACAGCACAATTTCTGTAGTCGAGGGAAGAGGTAACTAGAGtggttttaaaagtcactttttatCCAAACAGTCCTGAAAACTTTGGAAATTTAACAAATAACTTTTGGTGGTGGTGACAACGTAAGCAGCGAGTGCCCCTTCCCCAGAGCTCGCTGGTTCTTGCCTCCCTCACACGCTGGAATTTGTGAGGATGTTCAGTCAACTGGAACTAGCTTAAAAATGTCCAATTTCTGCTTGACTCTCAGCCAGAACACGATAAATCACCAATAAATTGAACCAGAAATGTACGCAAAGGGCTGCTTATGTTTTAAGTAGACAAAACACAGAATATTCAAGCAATTCATTTCCAATTATTTGTTATTTTGGCACTGAGAGGGAGAAAAGCAGAATTCTAAGTACTGGAACACAAGTGACAAACACGCCTCACGTTCACCTGGAATATTCCTGCTCTGCAGAAGTGTGTCCATAGCAAGCACTTCTGATTGAGTGAAATGAAATTCATGGTACACCAACTCCACCCCTTACAAGAATGAGGAGCCCGGCATAGCTGGTCTCATTTGAGAGTTGAAATCAAACAAATAGCATACCTTTTCAACACTAAGCACATAAACTACCTTATTCTACaatttagaaaaggaaaataagttgACAAGTTGTCTTCAATTTGCTTTGAGTGAGCAAACACCCTTAAAAACTACTAGATGTTCCAAAGAACAAAATATGCTACATACAACAAAAAATTTTTAAGCAGTATCTTTCACAATAATTCTGTATGAACACTTTAAAATATTAACCTTCGTATCTTTCACACCTGCATTAAGAAGGTGACCTAACTAATAGCTGGTTATAGAGTTTAATGATCAATAACTGGTCAGTCCTATTAAAGTATGAGTAATATGTCTTTAAACTCCAAGCAAGGACGTTTTCCAAAACGGAAGCAGCAGGTAAAACTTCAAAAACGCAGCAAAAAAATTTAACTTGTGACCAGCCTGTATGCCACATTTTTAAGTCATCATCTTCAGCATTGCAATAGCTAAAACAATTATGCTACTACTAAAGCATCTTCTACAGCATATCCTCAAAACAATAAACTATGCTGCTCTTTGAACATGTACACTTTATTAATTACTATAGGAAGCATAATCTCATGACAAAATTCCCTCTTAACTATACTGGTAGTGAATTTGAGGTCATTTCCCTTGAAATGGGACACGTTACGACCCCAAAGGCAGGTACGAAGCACCGCAGTTCAGTGCCTCAGCGTTCAAACATCTGTGAGGTTGTGAACCTCTGCAAAACAAACACTCGGCTCATACTCTGGTGAGCAAAAACGGTTAAAAATAGATGCTGTACACCACATATTGGTGTTATTAGCAGGAATAAACatgtatttttgtgttttgctttattagtcatatttaccCACCTTATACTGCTTCAAAGTATTATGAAAGCAGTAAACTGCTACACACGAGCCACAAATATCAGAGTAGCTTATTAAAGCATATTCTTTCTCAGATCTGTCAAATTTTAATGTCAAATCCTGCCTGCTTTATTTGCAAGAGCAGCCTCAACCACTCAAAGGAATTACTTGCAGGAACATAAGTAAACAGCATAAACTAAATGTATGTAAAGTGCCTCTGTGATGTGAGTTGGGGAATGGCCTCCAAGTGCCAAAGCAGAGGCGCTGCTGCAGAGATGTCCCCAAGGCTTTTTATTGTAAGACAGATTTACACTGGCCTGGGGACCAAAGGCAAAGCAGGACTGCTGGCTTGGTGGCGCAGCCCCTGTTGCTGCAGATTTCAAAGCAGCTCATGTACCGCAGGGAGCAGGGGCCACAGCAATGGAGAACGAAGGAGGTGAAAACCCAAGTGACGATAACCAAGGAATTCACTATGCTGTGTTTCCGGCTTTCCCTTCGTAACAATTCCCTTTCTATTTGACTAATACAGTGGTTATctacttaaatattttcttaaaagactgtaatgcttttaaaaaataagtgtggggttttgttttctttgcattaGTTAATACCTAGATAGAGAGACTTTGTTTTAAAGAGCTCACTTGTGAAAATCCAAACCTTTTCCTTGCATCAAACTTTTTCCAATACTCAATTTTATCCTAGAAATAAATGTagtcgatttaaaaaaaaaaaatctattaaggagtaaacaaaatattttataccttgacttttttttcctatgatgATGTAGATTTTGTACTTTAAGCTAAATGTAGCTACAAACTTCATCGGCTTCCCTCCTCCAACACCTCTCCCAGGTAACCCAGCGCCACCCGAGCCCCCCGGCCGCACACCCCGGCAGGTATCGATCAGAGCAGTCTAGAACAACTCTCCATTACACACCGATTTCAGATTAGTTATAAGAACCACCTACTAACATTATCAGACTttgataaaacaaaacacaagagacACTCAAATAAAATGGGACAGGAAGGTTAAATTATTTGCCCAAGATTACACAAGATGTCTGAAGAGAGGCAAGAATTAAATCTGGGACCACACTTGACTGCCTAAAGTATGTTTAAGATGCTGCAGTATGATCTATATAAACTTACATTATATTATAAACAACTAGCTTCTGCACAAACCCACAACTCTGAAAGCCAGGTTttataagaagaaaatattttgtcaggGTGCAAAATGTATCTAACAGTCACCAGCAGCACTACTGGACTGTGGATTTGTGAGATATAAATGAtcctcattttattttaaagcttacTAGAATAAGGAGTAGTTTATACTCACAGGAACAATAAGCCCTTGCCAGGTCAATAAATTAGCTTCATCAACCTGGATATTACGGAAGTTTTTCATTCCACACTTGCGGATTTCTTCAagctcctgaaaagcaaacaaagtgTAAGTTAATATCAGCATTAAGCAAGACGCTCatattcatttttcaaaatgtttagaGGTCTACGTGGGTTTCTTTAATGTTAATGTTTGAGGTTTTAGTGGTGGCAACCCacacaaataagaaagaaaactttGCACCTCTGAGAAGTAAAATTCTCTGAAACAAGGTATTTAAAAAGCCTTATTTTTTTGGATGTcatgaaaatacaaaaatgcCTTGTTACTAATGTCATTACACACACAATGAAGTACAAGTATTAAAAACgtacatttaaaaatgtttctatatcTCAAATGCAAATCAGTGCCTTTGGTAACAGACTATTGATAACTCTGTGAAGCACAAAACAAAGTACACCTTAGAACTTGTCTGAAGGAATATAGTGATTTGGAAGAATGATTTCATCAGAGTTTTAAACATGGATAAAGTCACTGAACAGACTAATTATTtcaactgaaaaataattaataccTGCATGACCAACTTAAATTGATGCTAACTCAGAAAAATATCAATCTAAGCCAAAGCAGCCTTATTTAGACCAATAAGTTGAAAAGATGCAGCTTTGTCTCTGTTTTGTACCCCAAAGTTAACAGTACATATTGAGGTACCTCTATAGCTGTATCACTCTTGAACGGGGAATCTTTCTGCACCAGTCAAATCATTTTCGATGGTTAGTGATTCAGAACAAGTATTaggcatttttatatttaaaatcatGTATAAGCCCTAGTACAGCAACTGTTTCCTGGAATATTTCATAAGACCTAAAACGAAACATCTCAAGGTtccacttccccccccaccccccgccaaTAACAGCTACAGCCCTTTGCTGTTGAATTTGGCAGTTTTATCTTTAAAGAGAACTGAAATGAATTCAAATTCAAAAGTCATCCATGGTGCAATATAGAACTTCTCGGTGCTTTCAGAACTGCAGCACGTGCCTGCGCGTCTACATGGGTCAGGAAAAATGTTGCTTATCCAGCAGCAGCGTTGCAGTCTGCCAGCACACTGCTCTTTGTATTTGCAAAACTAGACTGTATATTATTATGATAAAAACACCAACTACAAGCAAAGGcactatacactgaaaaatgaaaaagattaGTTTTCCTGGAACAAGTGTTAtactgtccatttttttttttctaaaatagctATGTATTCATCTCAGATCAAACCTTTCTGCACCTGACTGGCAGAGATTTAATACATGCAGTAATCTCTTGCATAAACTCAGCATCATGATAAAATGCAATCCCAAAGGGAAAACCAGATTTCCAAACGCACGTGAAACTAAAATCACACGACAGCCATGCGTCAGGAGATGAACATTTACATTCCCACCCACTGCACCTCGGAAAGCAAGAAAATGCTCGGAATACAGAAGTTTAACCTTGGAGCCTTGGATATTGAATTTACGCCCAACACTATTTTCATGACACTAGACCTGACTATTTAGTCTAGACCTGTGGATTAATCCTCAAATTCCACTGATACTACATTTATACAATATCACAGacagtttgggcttttttttttttcccctaaaaaaaaagtaagaggattatcctatttttttaaagcaggaaaacatattcaaaaccacacaaaaataatCCCAAGAAGCACATTTATAGGGATACAGAGTAACtcaaaatactgaaaagaaaCTAACCTTTATTATAGCAACATAAGAGATGCTTCCTGATTACTAAAAC
This DNA window, taken from Patagioenas fasciata isolate bPatFas1 chromosome 17, bPatFas1.hap1, whole genome shotgun sequence, encodes the following:
- the UBE2L3 gene encoding ubiquitin-conjugating enzyme E2 L3 isoform X1; translated protein: MAASRRLMKELEEIRKCGMKNFRNIQVDEANLLTWQGLIVPDNPPYDKGAFRIEINFPAEYPFKPPKITFKTKIYHPNIDEKGQVCLPVISAENWKPATKTDQVIQSLIALVNDPQPEHPLRADLAEEYSKDRKKFCKNAEEFTKKYGEKRPVD
- the UBE2L3 gene encoding ubiquitin-conjugating enzyme E2 L3 isoform X2 gives rise to the protein MKELEEIRKCGMKNFRNIQVDEANLLTWQGLIVPDNPPYDKGAFRIEINFPAEYPFKPPKITFKTKIYHPNIDEKGQVCLPVISAENWKPATKTDQVIQSLIALVNDPQPEHPLRADLAEEYSKDRKKFCKNAEEFTKKYGEKRPVD